Proteins from one Fragaria vesca subsp. vesca linkage group LG6, FraVesHawaii_1.0, whole genome shotgun sequence genomic window:
- the LOC101315167 gene encoding cyclin-T1-4-like, translating into MWVAEEEPQCSVRGRYYTRQEIELRSPSRRDGISRKKETELRGLYCSYLKELGMRIELPQVTIACAMMLCHHFYMRQSHAKNDWKTIATVSIFLACKIQDTRRPLNDVLRQASDILQKLDASALPSLRRKEVFKELVLGAEIILLSTVGFDFEMQLPYISLVEALRRLNLLPVLAERAWNYVNDCLCTSLCLQYEAHYIAAGSLFLAAEIQKVKLPKEDGKVWWAEFDVSAKQLDDVIQEMVQSLQKASRKQALSPKKGKGNQSETLIRRPSDPSSSQSCVSSEAAIDGHCRHSTLAEEDRGLGESIMSFNQNAIEVRTVPPRRKLYHVTHVIVVVQVPMLRMVVLRSKVNNMIRTIMRLTLTGLEIN; encoded by the exons ATGTGGGTAGCGGAAGAAGAACCACAGTGCTCTGTCCGTGGGAGGTATTATACGAGGCAGGAGATAGAGCTTCGTTCTCCATCTCGGAGGGATGGCATTAGCCGGAAGAAAGAGACAGAATTGCGCGGCTTGTATTGCTCTTATCTTAAAGAGCTCGGCATGAGGATTGAATT GCCTCAGGTGACAATAGCATGTGCAATGATGTTGTGCCACCATTTTTACATGCGTCAATCTCATGCCAAGAATGATTGGAAG ACAATTGCAACTGTAAGTATCTTTCTTGCTTGCAAAATACAAGATACCCGGCGCCCTTTGAATGATGTTCTTCGTCAAGCATCTGATATACTCCAGAAATTGGATGCTTCTGCATTACCATCTTTAAGACGGAAA GAAGTCTTCAAGGAATTGGTTTTAGGTGCAGAGATAATTCTGTTGTCCACAGTTGGTTTTGATTTTGAGATGCAGCTTCCTTACATCTCACTTGTTGAAGCTCTAAGGAGGTTAAATCTTCTCCCTGTCCTTGCTGAGAGGGCATGGAATTACGTTAATGATTG CCTTTGTACATCATTGTGCTTGCAGTACGAGGCCCACTACATTGCAGCTGGTTCACTGTTTCTTGCTGCAGAAATACAAAAAGTCAAACTTCCCAAAGAGGATGGAAAAGTTTGGTGGGCGGAGTTTGATGTTTCAGCGAAACAGTTAGATG ACGTCATTCAAGAGATGGTACAAAGTTTGCAGAAGGCAAGCAGAAAACAAGCTCTATCTCCCAAAAAGGGGAAGGGAAATCAGTCTGAAACTTTAATTAGAAGGCCAAGTGATCCTAGTAGCTCTCAATCATGTGTTTCAAGTGAAGCAGCGATTGATGGTCATTGTAGGCACAGCACCTTGGCGGAAGAGGACAGAGGACTAGGAGAGTCTATTATGTCTTTCAACCAAAATGCTATAGAGGTGAGAACTGTACCACCACGAAGGAAGCTTTATCATGTCACACATGTGATAGTGGTAGTCCAAGTGCCAATGTTGAGGATGGTGGTGCTGAGATCAAAGGTGAACAATATGATCCGAACGATAATGCGATTGACATTGACCGGATTAGAGATAAATTGA
- the LOC101296994 gene encoding uncharacterized protein LOC101296994, which produces MDQPQDSGIKIYNNAVYGDPPDPEDHPKPNSAASSSCMGSSNPKPPSSSLPLVRLNHDQIHGRKRRAVAKGVQKTISKTSMLVNFLPTGTLLTFEMVLPAIYRNGECTTVTTLMTHVLLGICALSCFFFHFTDSFKGPDDKVYYGFVTPRGLAVFKPGLTVEVPKDERYRVGLTDFVHAIMSVMVFMAIAFSDRRVTECMFPGHEKEMDEVMESFPLMVGIVCSGLFLVFPTSRHGIGCMSA; this is translated from the coding sequence ATGGACCAACCGCAAGACTCCGGGATCAAGATCTACAACAACGCCGTGTACGGCGACCCTCCGGACCCCGAGGACCACCCTAAACCCAACTCTGCAGCCTCCTCCTCCTGCATGGGATCCTCCAACCCTAAACCACCTTCTTCATCCCTCCCTCTCGTCCGCCTCAACCACGACCAAATCCACGGCCGCAAACGACGCGCCGTCGCCAAAGGAGTCCAGAAAACCATTTCGAAAACCTCCATGCTCGTCAACTTCCTCCCCACCGGAACCCTGCTCACTTTCGAGATGGTCCTCCCCGCCATCTACCGCAACGGAGAGTGCACCACTGTCACTACCTTAATGACTCACGTCCTCCTAGGGATCTGCGCCCTCTCCTGCTTCTTCTTCCACTTCACCGACAGCTTCAAAGGCCCTGATGACAAGGTGTACTACGGCTTCGTGACGCCGAGAGGGCTGGCGGTTTTCAAGCCGGGGCTGACGGTGGAGGTGCCTAAGGATGAGAGGTATAGGGTAGGGCTGACGGACTTTGTTCATGCTATAATGTCAGTGATGGTGTTCATGGCGATTGCGTTTTCGGATCGGCGCGTGACGGAGTGTATGTTTCCCGGGCATGAGAAGGAGATGGATGAAGTGATGGAGAGTTTCCCGTTGATGGTGGGAATTGTTTGCAGTGGCTTGTTTCTTGTGTTTCCGACTTCCCGCCATGGGATTGGCTGCATGTCTGCATGA
- the LOC101290973 gene encoding uncharacterized protein LOC101290973, with product MAQKVADEKNISLKALVDKGTNRVIFVEADNDFIDVLFSFLTIPMGRIVRLARDHSIPVEIGCMNKLYQSIEKLDVQVFRSNACRDMLLLPYSAANCYCKNLKLKIVDDVEPTRFMCCVFSFHSWLSYYANVTCGFDSCSYLINRPLHPSVGDSEVGEVFVKEGTRVIITDDLQVIPPLSAAGISLFTKLGATNSNTTEELTFSIGVEQVLNLLVGSFVSKTPFTETLLKPNPVPKLGGWNFNQEKCMESQMPGASINEEEETISVKLIVSKSKNVVCYAEVREDFVDLVFSFLTLPLGFILKQMLDSPWKGCIDQLLKGVLNFDEQFFKSNHHKELLCNPKLVPGFSYENNLLGIEETVYYKFPERKLTSDRSIIPSHQSSETYEVLKFIDPKSHGDKDTSIRGFLKLPAIFTVTDNLDVRQVSPIFQLSILNDLKVHFTDIEDRTVHVGKKEALRLLVASFVSDSVLTDAFLRNPIETSTKQEQ from the exons ATGGCTCAAAAAGTAGCTGATGAGAAGAATATCAGCTTGAAGGCGTTGGTGGACAAAGGGACAAACAGAGTTATCTTTGTAGAGGCTGATAATGATTTCATTGACGTTCTCTTCAGTTTCTTGACAATACCAATGGGAAGAATTGTGAGGCTTGCTCGTGACCATTCAATACCAGTGGAAATAGGTTGCATGAACAAATTGTATCAGAGTATTGAGAAGCTTGATGTGCAGGTTTTCAGGTCTAATGCATGTAGAGACATGTTATTACTTCCGTACAGTGCAGCAAACTGTTATTGCAAGAACCTCAAATTGAAAATTGTTGATGATGTTGAGCCAACACGGTTTATGTGCTGTGTTTTTAGTTTTCATTCCTGGTTAAGTTATTATGCAAATGTTACTTGCGGTTTCGATTCATGTTCATATCTCATCAATCGTCCACTGCATCCTTCAGTGGGCGATTCTGAAGTTGGAGAAGTCTTTGTAAAAGAGGGAACCAGGGTTATAATTACTGATGATTTACAAGTGATACCCCCATTAAGTGCAGCTGGCATTTCCTTGTTTACCAAGCTTGGAGCCACTAATAGCAATACCACTGAGGAGCTAACTTTCAGTATTGGAGTTGAGCAG GTTTTGAATTTGCTTGTGGGCTCATTTGTATCAAAAACCCCTTTCACTGAAACTCTGCTGAAGCCTAATCCTGTACCAAAATTGGGTGGTTGGAATTTCAATCAAGAGAAATGCATGGAATCTCAAATGCCGGGGGCCTCGATAAATGAGGAAGAAGAAACCATCTCTGTCAAGCTCATAGTGAGTAAATCAAAGAATGTGGTTTGCTATGCAGAAGTACGAGAGGATTTTGTTGATTTGGTCTTCAGTTTCTTGACTCTTCCACTAGGGTTTATATTAAAGCAGATGCTGGATTCCCCTTGGAAAGGATGTATTGATCAGTTGTTGAAGGGTGTTCTGAATTTTGATGAGCAATTTTTTAAGTCAAATCACCACAAGGAACTGCTATGCAATCCCAAACTTGTTCCTGGGTTCAGCTATGAGAACAATCTTTTAGGAATTGAGGAGACCGTGTACTACAAATTTCCTGAGCGTAAGTTGACTTCTGATAGATCCATTATCCCTTCTCACCAGTCCTCAGAGACATATGAAGTACTTAAATTTATTGATCCCAAATCCCATGGTGATAAGGATACAAGTATTCGGGGATTCTTAAAATTACCAGCAATTTTCACAGTCACTGACAATTTGGATGTAAGGCAAGTATCTCCAATCTTTCAACTGTCTATTCTCAATGATCTGAAGGTACATTTCACTGATATTGAGGATCGAACAGTGCATGTTGGCAAGAAGGAG GCTTTGCGTCTTTTGGTGGCTTCTTTTGTTTCTGACTCGGTTCTAACCGATGCTTTCCTACGGAATCCAATTGAGACATCAACTAAACAAGAGCAATGA